The Rhodamnia argentea isolate NSW1041297 chromosome 10, ASM2092103v1, whole genome shotgun sequence sequence AATGGACTTGTTCGGACAAATAATGCAACTAAAGATTCCATTATTAGGTGATGCAGCTGGTGGAGAAAAGGGCAGTTATCTACATACAATATTTAGGTGTAATATTCACATACTATATAGAAAGTCAAATAGACACTCATGGAAACATGACCATTCAACCCCTCCCTTAATTTTCAAGGGATAAATGATACGAGGGTTGAAcgttaatttcttctttttaccaACTTTTCGCTTGCTCGTGTGGGTTTTCCTTGTCAAATATGACTATTAAAAAGTGCAACTCGAAAACTTAAACCGATGAAAAGAGGAGATTATGTGAATATAGATTCATCGAAACCCCATTGACATGTGATATGGGATATGCTTTAATACCCCTCTGATGTGCAAACCGGATTGAGGACGGCACCTGAAATTGATGGATGTGAAGCCTTACACGTGAGATACATCCGTGGGGAGCCTAACTTTGATCCCCTATTAGAATGTccaattcaaaagcttaagttgataAATGGAGGAAAAGTACATGAATCACCCACCGAAATCCCAAAGACAAGCAATGTTGAATTCTTTAACAATCGCATTCCTTGAGTGCTATAAATTATGTCGATCCTAATAATCTCCCTCTATTGCTCGTTTCATTCAACTTGAAATAAACACGTTTGTTTTCTTAAAAGTTTGAATACGGAAAAAtaatagtttaaaaaattaaatattgaGGAAAAATGTAGATGTGAATTCATGTACCAATGTTGATatattttgaaagatttcaGATGTTAGGTGCTATACAAAAGACAAATTTCAAATGCtacaagagaggaaaagaaatttgaCAATTGGGTAATAGGAAGCCCATTTACATCTAGTAGGAGTACAGGCCGACAACAGTAGATCATGTCTCCCAGCAGCATCCTAGGAAAACTGTGGATCCATGGTCAGCCCATTAAAACATGGTCCTTCTTCTAAGCCCAAGAGCCGACTCCCGTACGCCGCCTCGCTAGGACGAAAACGTCGAAGTTTCACCGGAAACTACTGATGAAAGAcgacgaccaccaccaccaccaaagtGGAAATGACGACGGAGGCCAAATCTGGATTTTGTTACGTATGGGATTTTCGGTAGACGAATGTCTTCCTGCTTAAACGTGTGGTTTTATTCGCACCAAACTTCGGATTGCACGTCGAAAATGATTATCAAAGTTCCGCAGGTGGTGGGACATTTAAGTACTGAAAGGATGAAATTCACTGTCATCAACACTATGTTATTGAAGTGGACAAGTACAACTCAGGAATAGAATTGGAGTAGACGACTGTTTCTGTTTGTGCGTAATCTCCTCAGCTCAGAGCATGCTGTCGGCCCGAGACGGCAACCTCTTGAAGAAGTTGCTGGGGATGGAGGGAAGCTTGCTCCTGAATCTTGGATGCCGAAGCCAGACCATGCCCGCGACCAAGGCCACCATCTTAAACGGAGTTACGTAGAGAACCACAGCTGCAATGAGGCAGAAAACTATGAAGAGGCTGGTCGCTCTCGTGTCTCTCCAGCTGAGAAGGGCCTGGAATCTTTCCCCTTGCGTGGCCATGTCACCCACCACAGTCTGTATCCTCCCAGCCACGCTCCTGAGCCTGTCGTACCTCATCCTCACCACGTCTTGAGGCTTGGATGTCGGAAAAGTGTCGAACTCTTCATCCAGCTCGTCTGGATGGACCGCTTCCGCCCATGATAGCTTTGGATCCATGTAAGGCGGGTGCCTCGGCCGGAACCTATAGTTCCATATCCCGATCAGAAACATGTACAGGAAAATCGTGGGGAGTATTAGCTCCGGATAGCATATCAATATGAAGAACAGGACGTGGACCAGGACCGTTGTGGCGGGGTTCTTCCAGTGGCGGACTTCGCCTAGCCACCTGCTCATAGATATGACGCCCGAGAAGAGCGAGACAATGCGGAAGAAGTTAGCCTTGCTTCTTCTCATGCTCCACATGTGGGAATCCACGTCCAGCATGTACTCCACCACCTCCTTCCTGAGCGGCGGCTCTGCCCTGCCGAGCCTCACTGCTACGATGTACATGGCCTGGTACCGGAGACTGTCGAGCTGATTCACTGTGAATGGATGCAGATAGTGCATCTTGGGCAGCAATGGTTGCATGTAGAGGTAGATCATGTTCGCGAGCGAAAGAGAGGTGAATCGAACCGCCAGTTGGAGCTCTCCCATTTTCTTCAACCCCGTCGGGTGCAGGACGAGCAGCGGATAGGAGTGAGTGTATATTCGGTCTGTCTCAAGGGTCGATAGCCGAATCCTTACCTTCCCGATTCTTGAATCAGCTTTCGCCCCGCCGCCACCAGCCGATTTCTCATTCCCACCCAAGTGGCAGTTGTCGAAAACTCCCAGTGTGATCACAGTGCAGGGGTCATAGACCTCCCATGTGTACTGTTCGTTCCATTTCGGACTCAAACTCTCTAGGATAGTCCTAGTTCTCACCCACTTCTGTCCATACTTGGCCACGCAGTAGGCGTCGGTGGTTCGTCGGCCATCCTTCGTCTTCATTGGAAGAAGCCCTTGAGCGCTCAGAATACCCACTTCAAGTATGCCGATAGAATGCTTCCACAGCTGCCGTGCTGTCGGCCGCTGGTCGCTGATGTACATGGTGGATTCGTCCAACACATGGTAAGCACCTTCAAGACAAACTCTCAGATGGACCCTGCTCGAGAACTTGAGTTCGTGCCTTCTATCTGCTTCCAGGGCGCCGAAACCGAATTTCTCGAGGTTGAACCAGCGCGAATGAATTGGCCGGTGATCCAGGCGCCTCTCGAAGATGGTTAGCGGCAATATCAATCTGCCCATGACTTCATCCTTTGCAGGGGTCACTTTATTTTCGACTG is a genomic window containing:
- the LOC115731433 gene encoding FT-interacting protein 1 isoform X2, with translation MTSAAPPHNQEDFKLKHTKPQLGERWPHGGVRGGGGWITSERATSTYDLVEQMFYLYVRVEKAKDLPPNPFTGNCDPYVAVKLGNYKGKTRHFEKRTNPEWKQVFAFSKEKFQSSVLEVFVRDKEMVGRDDYIGKVVFDMNEVPTRVPPDSPLAPQWYRLEDRRGDTKVKGQIMLAVWMGTQADEAFPEAWHSDAASVQGEGVYNIRSKVYVSPKLWYVRVNVIEAQDVEPHDRSQVPQAFVKAQVGNQILKTKLCPTRTTNPFWNEDLLFVAAEPFEEQLVLTVENKVTPAKDEVMGRLILPLTIFERRLDHRPIHSRWFNLEKFGFGALEADRRHELKFSSRVHLRVCLEGAYHVLDESTMYISDQRPTARQLWKHSIGILEVGILSAQGLLPMKTKDGRRTTDAYCVAKYGQKWVRTRTILESLSPKWNEQYTWEVYDPCTVITLGVFDNCHLGGNEKSAGGGGAKADSRIGKVRIRLSTLETDRIYTHSYPLLVLHPTGLKKMGELQLAVRFTSLSLANMIYLYMQPLLPKMHYLHPFTVNQLDSLRYQAMYIVAVRLGRAEPPLRKEVVEYMLDVDSHMWSMRRSKANFFRIVSLFSGVISMSRWLGEVRHWKNPATTVLVHVLFFILICYPELILPTIFLYMFLIGIWNYRFRPRHPPYMDPKLSWAEAVHPDELDEEFDTFPTSKPQDVVRMRYDRLRSVAGRIQTVVGDMATQGERFQALLSWRDTRATSLFIVFCLIAAVVLYVTPFKMVALVAGMVWLRHPRFRSKLPSIPSNFFKRLPSRADSML
- the LOC115731433 gene encoding FT-interacting protein 1 isoform X1, with product MFFTLMLMLSTSEFICTMTSAAPPHNQEDFKLKHTKPQLGERWPHGGVRGGGGWITSERATSTYDLVEQMFYLYVRVEKAKDLPPNPFTGNCDPYVAVKLGNYKGKTRHFEKRTNPEWKQVFAFSKEKFQSSVLEVFVRDKEMVGRDDYIGKVVFDMNEVPTRVPPDSPLAPQWYRLEDRRGDTKVKGQIMLAVWMGTQADEAFPEAWHSDAASVQGEGVYNIRSKVYVSPKLWYVRVNVIEAQDVEPHDRSQVPQAFVKAQVGNQILKTKLCPTRTTNPFWNEDLLFVAAEPFEEQLVLTVENKVTPAKDEVMGRLILPLTIFERRLDHRPIHSRWFNLEKFGFGALEADRRHELKFSSRVHLRVCLEGAYHVLDESTMYISDQRPTARQLWKHSIGILEVGILSAQGLLPMKTKDGRRTTDAYCVAKYGQKWVRTRTILESLSPKWNEQYTWEVYDPCTVITLGVFDNCHLGGNEKSAGGGGAKADSRIGKVRIRLSTLETDRIYTHSYPLLVLHPTGLKKMGELQLAVRFTSLSLANMIYLYMQPLLPKMHYLHPFTVNQLDSLRYQAMYIVAVRLGRAEPPLRKEVVEYMLDVDSHMWSMRRSKANFFRIVSLFSGVISMSRWLGEVRHWKNPATTVLVHVLFFILICYPELILPTIFLYMFLIGIWNYRFRPRHPPYMDPKLSWAEAVHPDELDEEFDTFPTSKPQDVVRMRYDRLRSVAGRIQTVVGDMATQGERFQALLSWRDTRATSLFIVFCLIAAVVLYVTPFKMVALVAGMVWLRHPRFRSKLPSIPSNFFKRLPSRADSML